One window of the Tetragenococcus koreensis genome contains the following:
- a CDS encoding sulfite exporter TauE/SafE family protein produces the protein MLKGIIYFLVIVLANTVGAVSGMGGGVIIKPVLDFIAADPVVVVSFYSSVAVFVMSMTSTVRQAKGGVTVQWRLMAWIAAGSILGGFLGNHTFDFFLANFSDDTVIKLIQIGLTIVTLLFALFYNHFNFRKFHLTAKIWYFICGLILGFLASLLGIGGGPINVSLLILMFGVPIKEATVYSICTIFFSQLAKLVTIAFYSGFGRYDLTMLFYVIPAAIIGGFVGAKVSQSISSKQVSQIFEAVVLLVLCINLYNGFQLFF, from the coding sequence ATGTTAAAAGGAATCATTTATTTTTTAGTTATTGTCTTAGCTAATACTGTAGGCGCCGTATCGGGTATGGGCGGCGGAGTGATTATTAAACCAGTCTTGGATTTTATTGCAGCGGATCCAGTAGTAGTCGTTTCTTTTTATTCATCTGTTGCTGTATTTGTGATGTCGATGACTTCAACTGTGCGGCAAGCCAAAGGTGGGGTAACTGTTCAATGGCGATTGATGGCTTGGATTGCTGCAGGATCGATTTTGGGCGGTTTTTTAGGAAACCACACGTTTGATTTTTTCCTTGCTAATTTTTCAGATGATACGGTGATTAAACTTATTCAAATTGGTTTAACGATTGTCACTTTACTTTTTGCATTATTTTATAATCATTTTAACTTTCGCAAATTTCATTTGACGGCTAAAATTTGGTATTTTATTTGTGGCCTTATCTTAGGCTTTTTAGCTAGTCTATTGGGAATTGGTGGCGGACCGATCAACGTTTCACTTTTGATATTAATGTTTGGCGTCCCTATCAAGGAAGCGACCGTTTATTCGATTTGTACGATCTTTTTTTCGCAATTGGCAAAGCTAGTAACCATTGCTTTTTACTCGGGGTTTGGTCGTTATGACCTAACGATGCTTTTTTATGTCATTCCAGCAGCCATTATCGGAGGGTTCGTTGGGGCCAAAGTCAGCCAATCGATCTCTTCCAAACAAGTTTCTCAGATTTTTGAAGCTGTGGTTCTATTAGTTTTATGTATTAATTTATACAATGGCTTTCAGCTATTTTTTTGA
- a CDS encoding helix-turn-helix domain-containing protein: MFDTLLEKQDKIIFRLFQYLQKKNPCSLKEAATQLHLSLESLKRYINIWQQNGSNFSTGISFYIKDQTITAIYSHESGQLFLTALLNRSFSFQLLVKIIENPFYTLRDLEKEFYLSRATMQRRIQKMKPLLRNYSLTVSFIYDPPLKGNEIQIRYFILLVSLLYDPPFLWSEQTLYDRYEEIQQYRISQGFAFIKAEQASNMMYYPVPFQLNDAGLRFLWQQFSGLETIWLKSSVTDALEFSLHAHTELSELSLIALAQKFHRLHSLCDFFSGSLLLAYNPFCSITGTKRLVQSFTKLLPNYQQLLAKHPELPVLYEKLLQNSSYSENSKWTIAED; this comes from the coding sequence ATGTTTGATACATTATTAGAAAAGCAAGATAAAATTATATTTCGTTTGTTTCAATATCTACAAAAGAAAAATCCTTGTTCACTAAAAGAAGCTGCTACTCAGCTGCATCTTAGTTTGGAATCATTAAAGCGTTATATTAACATTTGGCAACAAAATGGGAGTAACTTTTCAACGGGGATTTCCTTTTATATAAAAGATCAGACAATTACAGCCATTTATTCCCATGAAAGTGGCCAGCTATTTTTAACCGCATTACTAAACCGGAGCTTTTCCTTTCAATTATTGGTGAAAATAATTGAAAATCCATTTTATACCCTTAGAGACTTAGAAAAAGAATTTTACCTATCCAGAGCTACCATGCAACGGCGTATTCAAAAAATGAAACCGCTCTTGCGCAACTATAGTTTAACTGTTTCTTTTATCTATGACCCTCCTTTAAAAGGCAACGAAATACAGATCCGCTATTTCATTTTATTAGTCTCTTTGTTATACGATCCACCTTTTTTATGGAGCGAACAAACCTTATACGACCGCTACGAAGAAATCCAGCAGTATCGAATTAGTCAAGGTTTTGCTTTCATTAAAGCCGAACAAGCATCTAACATGATGTACTACCCTGTCCCTTTTCAACTAAATGACGCTGGGTTACGTTTTTTATGGCAGCAATTTTCAGGACTAGAAACCATTTGGTTAAAATCTTCTGTAACCGACGCTTTGGAATTTTCTTTACATGCTCATACAGAATTAAGTGAATTGTCATTAATTGCTTTAGCACAGAAATTTCATCGCTTACACAGCTTATGTGACTTCTTTTCTGGCAGCCTCTTATTAGCCTATAATCCTTTTTGTTCGATAACAGGCACCAAAAGGTTGGTCCAAAGTTTTACAAAGCTTTTACCGAATTATCAACAATTATTAGCTAAACACCCCGAGTTACCGGTTTTATATGAAAAACTATTGCAAAACAGCTCTTATAGCGAAAATAGCAAATGGACGATTGCAGAAGACTAA
- a CDS encoding GRP family sugar transporter: MGNILLGLLPALMWGIQPLILQTIGGKTSNQQMGMSLGALIFSVGTLFFHQPPWTWHLIIASFICGFAWAFGQITQIESFHIIGVSAAMPISTGMQLIGVTMFGIFYFHEWTSSLDYVYGISALIVIIIGVFFTAYKEKGDSSAKGNMQKGLFILVLSTVGQVMYNVIPRMADLNGWDVLFPQGIGMAIGAMAFSFFFDKKPELFSKKSFQNILAGAAFALGNIGILLSNKANGVALGFTLSQMNVIVSTLGGILFLKESRTSKELKLTIAGLVLVALGGILIGLTK, translated from the coding sequence ATGGGTAATATACTACTTGGACTTTTACCCGCTTTAATGTGGGGGATTCAACCGCTAATTCTACAAACTATTGGCGGAAAAACTTCTAATCAACAAATGGGTATGTCGCTAGGAGCGCTTATTTTTTCAGTTGGGACTTTGTTTTTTCATCAACCACCTTGGACATGGCATTTAATTATTGCTTCTTTTATCTGCGGGTTTGCTTGGGCTTTTGGTCAAATTACACAGATTGAAAGCTTCCATATTATTGGTGTATCTGCTGCAATGCCAATTTCTACCGGAATGCAATTAATTGGTGTCACTATGTTTGGTATTTTTTATTTCCATGAATGGACAAGCTCACTGGATTATGTTTATGGGATTAGTGCTTTAATTGTAATTATTATTGGGGTATTTTTCACCGCCTATAAAGAAAAAGGTGATAGTTCTGCTAAAGGAAATATGCAAAAAGGTCTCTTTATTTTGGTGCTATCGACGGTTGGACAAGTTATGTACAATGTCATTCCGCGTATGGCTGATCTGAATGGTTGGGACGTATTATTCCCTCAAGGAATCGGTATGGCAATAGGCGCAATGGCCTTTAGTTTCTTCTTTGATAAAAAGCCAGAGCTTTTCAGCAAAAAATCATTCCAAAATATTCTGGCAGGCGCCGCTTTTGCGCTCGGGAATATAGGTATTCTGCTTTCCAATAAAGCAAACGGCGTAGCTTTAGGGTTCACACTGTCGCAAATGAATGTGATAGTATCCACACTTGGTGGTATTCTATTTCTTAAAGAATCGAGAACTTCAAAAGAATTGAAACTCACAATTGCTGGTCTCGTCTTAGTAGCTCTCGGCGGTATTTTGATTGGTTTAACGAAATAA
- the argS gene encoding arginine--tRNA ligase, with translation MKNKEVVAKAVFDVIKDDLTIEQVEQLLENPRSAAHGDVAFPAFSLAKIYRKAPQQIASELAEKIDETPFEKIEVVGPYLNFFMDKKKVSQEVLNTVIEQGKHYGDFSLGNNSNVPIDMSSPNIAKPISMGHLRSTVIGNSIALILQKVGYQPVKINHLGDWGTQFGKLIVAYKKWGTEEEVRSNPIGELLRLYVEFHEKAEEDPTLEEEGRAAFRRLENEDPEAVSLWKWFRAESLKEFDKIYDMLGITFDSYKGEAFYEDKMDEIVELLEEKHLLKEDQGAEIVDLSAYDLNPALIKKRDGGTLYITRDMAAALYRKRTYDFAKSLYVVGNEQSYHFKQLKAVLKEMGYDWSDDMHHIPFGLITKDGKKLSTRKGQVVLLEEVLNDAVQSAQNQIAEKNPSLENKEEIAKQVGVGAVIFHDLKNDRLNTFDFTLDEVVRFEGETGPYVQYTYARAMSILRKANFIADKEKNYALDDEGSWEIVKFIQGYPEMILEAADNYEPSVVAKHAIKLAQAFNKYYGNTRILAEDEQQEARLALVYVVTVLLKEDLRLLGLQAPARM, from the coding sequence ATGAAAAATAAAGAAGTTGTAGCAAAAGCAGTCTTTGATGTAATAAAAGATGATTTAACTATTGAGCAAGTAGAGCAGTTATTAGAAAATCCTAGGTCAGCAGCGCACGGCGATGTTGCATTTCCCGCTTTTTCTTTAGCTAAAATTTATCGTAAAGCTCCGCAACAGATCGCAAGTGAATTAGCAGAAAAAATTGATGAGACTCCTTTTGAAAAAATTGAAGTGGTAGGGCCATACTTAAACTTTTTCATGGATAAGAAAAAAGTCTCACAAGAAGTGTTGAACACGGTGATTGAACAAGGGAAACACTATGGCGACTTTAGCCTGGGAAATAATTCCAATGTGCCGATTGATATGTCTTCACCAAACATTGCAAAACCTATTTCTATGGGGCATCTGCGTTCGACAGTTATCGGGAATTCTATTGCACTTATTCTACAAAAAGTGGGTTATCAACCTGTTAAAATCAATCATTTAGGCGATTGGGGAACTCAATTTGGTAAGTTGATTGTGGCCTATAAAAAATGGGGAACTGAAGAAGAAGTTCGCAGTAATCCGATTGGAGAATTATTGCGCTTATATGTTGAATTTCATGAAAAAGCAGAAGAGGACCCAACGCTAGAAGAAGAAGGTCGGGCTGCTTTTAGACGATTAGAAAACGAGGATCCAGAAGCTGTCAGCTTATGGAAGTGGTTCCGTGCAGAATCATTAAAAGAATTTGATAAGATATACGATATGCTAGGGATTACCTTTGATTCTTATAAAGGCGAGGCATTTTATGAAGATAAGATGGATGAAATCGTTGAATTGTTGGAAGAAAAGCATTTGTTAAAAGAAGACCAAGGAGCAGAAATTGTTGATTTATCTGCTTATGACCTTAATCCTGCTTTAATCAAAAAGCGTGATGGCGGTACGCTTTATATCACGCGTGATATGGCTGCTGCTTTATACCGCAAACGTACCTATGATTTTGCTAAATCTTTGTATGTGGTAGGAAATGAGCAAAGCTATCATTTTAAACAATTAAAAGCAGTGCTAAAAGAAATGGGTTATGATTGGTCAGATGACATGCATCATATTCCGTTTGGCTTAATCACAAAAGATGGCAAAAAATTATCTACCCGTAAAGGCCAGGTTGTTCTTTTAGAAGAAGTCTTAAATGATGCGGTTCAATCGGCACAAAATCAAATTGCTGAAAAAAATCCTTCTTTGGAAAATAAAGAAGAGATAGCTAAACAAGTAGGGGTCGGAGCAGTTATTTTCCATGACTTGAAAAATGATCGATTGAATACATTTGACTTTACCTTAGATGAAGTGGTGCGTTTTGAAGGGGAAACAGGGCCTTATGTTCAATATACCTACGCGCGTGCGATGAGCATTTTAAGAAAAGCTAACTTTATAGCTGACAAAGAGAAAAATTATGCTTTGGATGATGAAGGTAGTTGGGAAATTGTTAAATTTATTCAAGGTTATCCTGAAATGATTTTAGAAGCTGCAGACAATTACGAACCTTCTGTTGTAGCTAAACATGCGATTAAATTAGCACAAGCTTTCAATAAATACTACGGAAATACTAGAATTTTAGCTGAAGATGAGCAACAAGAAGCACGTTTAGCTTTAGTGTATGTAGTTACGGTCTTGCTAAAAGAAGACTTACGTTTATTGGGATTGCAAGCTCCTGCACGAATGTAA
- a CDS encoding YbaK/EbsC family protein, with the protein MINLEETFKHTNIDFELYHHRAIYTNEDALVVKAEQGFKGTETKSLYLKDKQGNHYIFLTFTTKRSDFKKLSKLVGKRLSVVSAEVMEKTTGQKSGAVSPFGYETQVPVIIDEELLSHEKLVFAPGRPDETMVVKIADLDKIIKVLDLETYLLPMEG; encoded by the coding sequence TTGATTAACCTAGAGGAAACATTTAAACATACAAACATTGATTTTGAGTTATACCATCATCGAGCTATTTATACTAATGAGGATGCACTGGTTGTAAAGGCAGAACAAGGTTTCAAGGGTACAGAAACAAAAAGTTTATATTTAAAGGACAAACAAGGCAATCACTATATCTTTCTAACATTCACTACGAAAAGAAGTGACTTTAAGAAATTAAGTAAGCTTGTAGGAAAAAGGCTTTCTGTTGTATCCGCAGAAGTTATGGAGAAAACAACTGGTCAAAAATCGGGAGCTGTCTCTCCATTTGGTTATGAAACACAGGTACCTGTAATTATTGATGAAGAATTACTTTCGCATGAAAAACTTGTATTTGCGCCTGGTCGTCCAGACGAAACCATGGTTGTAAAAATCGCTGATTTGGACAAAATTATTAAAGTGCTTGATCTAGAAACTTATTTACTACCAATGGAGGGATAG
- a CDS encoding MarR family winged helix-turn-helix transcriptional regulator translates to MSEILREIGVISRALSYISNVEFKDIHLNKDQYLYLTRIYENPGIINDSLAELVKQGRSTVSKSIGKLEKEKLIRKEVDPGNKKIRRLYTTDKAEELYDYLKREEVYSEKTVLAGLSLEEREMLLLVLKKVSKNVDDEWHFVKNGNKRIY, encoded by the coding sequence ATGTCTGAAATTTTAAGAGAAATTGGTGTAATTTCGCGAGCACTATCTTATATCAGCAATGTGGAATTTAAGGATATCCATCTTAATAAAGATCAATATTTATATTTAACAAGGATATACGAAAATCCTGGTATTATTAATGATTCCTTGGCTGAATTAGTCAAACAAGGTCGGTCTACAGTCTCAAAGTCAATTGGTAAACTTGAGAAGGAAAAATTAATAAGAAAAGAAGTGGATCCTGGCAACAAAAAAATTCGTAGATTATACACAACCGATAAGGCAGAAGAGCTCTATGATTATTTAAAACGAGAAGAAGTATATTCAGAAAAGACTGTTTTGGCAGGATTATCCTTAGAAGAAAGAGAGATGTTGTTGCTGGTTTTAAAAAAAGTAAGTAAGAATGTTGATGATGAATGGCACTTTGTAAAGAACGGGAACAAACGGATTTATTAG
- a CDS encoding ornithine cyclodeaminase family protein, with protein MGLKIMNEEALKHTLKMKDVIETVENVYSQKSENQSVVWDTIFYDFVPGKADMDIKSGYLKKQKIFGHKTVTWFGDNLQKDLPTLNGMICIFDGNTGMPLGITEGAYITGMRTGAAAAIGAKYLANKAPKNILIVGAGNQLKFQIAAILSVFPDLEKVQVFDKDFTKASNVIKGLSSDLVFMGVSQTNTKIIPVEDLQIATERSEIIVTITPSRVPFLKKDWIKPGTHLSTMGADMEGKQEIDENIFSNATIFTDDLQHSSQVGEMEIALKNKIIQLEDISGEIGDLILNKTAGRKAAEDVTIFDATGMALMDIATAKAALDTSEDKNIVNVEF; from the coding sequence ATGGGACTTAAAATAATGAATGAAGAAGCATTGAAACATACTCTAAAAATGAAAGATGTGATTGAAACAGTCGAAAATGTTTATTCACAAAAAAGTGAGAATCAATCAGTAGTATGGGATACGATTTTTTATGACTTTGTACCTGGTAAAGCGGATATGGATATCAAATCTGGTTACTTAAAAAAGCAAAAAATATTTGGTCATAAAACTGTTACGTGGTTTGGCGATAATCTACAGAAAGATTTACCTACGCTAAATGGTATGATTTGTATTTTTGATGGGAATACAGGAATGCCTCTAGGAATAACAGAAGGTGCGTATATTACAGGGATGCGTACAGGAGCGGCTGCAGCTATAGGCGCGAAGTATTTAGCGAATAAGGCACCTAAAAATATCCTGATTGTTGGAGCAGGAAATCAATTAAAATTCCAAATCGCAGCGATACTGTCTGTATTTCCAGATTTAGAAAAGGTTCAAGTTTTTGATAAAGATTTTACTAAAGCTTCTAATGTAATTAAGGGGTTGTCTTCCGACTTAGTATTCATGGGCGTTTCTCAAACGAATACCAAGATTATTCCCGTAGAAGACTTACAAATAGCAACTGAACGTAGTGAGATCATTGTTACCATAACGCCTTCAAGAGTACCATTTCTAAAAAAAGATTGGATCAAGCCTGGTACTCATTTATCTACAATGGGAGCTGATATGGAAGGTAAACAAGAAATTGACGAGAACATTTTTTCCAATGCTACTATTTTCACTGATGATTTACAGCACAGTTCTCAAGTAGGAGAAATGGAAATAGCTTTAAAAAATAAAATCATTCAGTTGGAGGATATTTCAGGAGAAATTGGTGATCTAATTTTAAATAAAACTGCTGGAAGAAAAGCAGCAGAAGATGTTACCATTTTTGATGCAACAGGAATGGCGTTGATGGATATAGCAACCGCCAAAGCTGCTTTAGATACGAGTGAAGATAAAAATATTGTAAATGTAGAATTTTAA
- a CDS encoding threonine ammonia-lyase has product MEKFNYQDVQEAYKRIHSYIPTTPLAESFYLGDADKKYFFKLESMQKAKSFKIRGALNKMLTLTDEEKSKGVATVSSGNHGSSVSYAATILGIEKAIIIVPENTPKSKTDKIEYFGAKVMRLGKDYDEAHQLGMKYIEENDMTYIDAYYDDPKIYGGQGTIAIEILEQNPEIDTIVVPIGGGGMITGIAVAAKAIKPTIKVVGVQTEACPAMIKSYEDNVFYEEYPSKETYCDALIGGVGKLSYEMLKDYVDDIIEVKEESIAKAVDFMITEEKFVAEAGSCTTIAAVNDYADRIGGKKIALVISGGNIDGEVIKKILSKHK; this is encoded by the coding sequence ATGGAAAAATTTAATTATCAAGATGTTCAAGAAGCCTATAAAAGAATCCATTCATATATACCTACTACACCATTAGCCGAGTCTTTCTATTTAGGCGACGCTGATAAGAAATACTTTTTTAAGCTTGAATCTATGCAAAAAGCAAAAAGTTTTAAAATACGTGGAGCGTTAAATAAGATGCTTACATTAACAGATGAAGAAAAATCCAAAGGAGTTGCTACGGTATCTTCTGGAAATCATGGGAGTTCTGTGAGTTATGCTGCCACGATTTTAGGTATTGAAAAAGCTATAATCATTGTGCCAGAAAACACACCTAAGAGTAAAACGGATAAAATAGAATACTTTGGTGCAAAAGTAATGCGATTAGGTAAAGACTATGACGAAGCTCACCAATTAGGAATGAAATATATCGAAGAAAATGATATGACTTATATAGATGCTTATTATGATGATCCAAAGATTTATGGAGGGCAAGGAACGATAGCTATTGAAATTTTAGAACAAAATCCTGAGATTGATACGATTGTAGTACCTATTGGTGGAGGGGGAATGATCACTGGAATTGCAGTAGCAGCAAAAGCGATTAAACCGACAATCAAAGTAGTAGGAGTTCAAACAGAAGCATGTCCAGCAATGATAAAATCTTATGAAGATAATGTATTTTATGAGGAATATCCAAGCAAAGAAACCTATTGCGATGCTCTAATTGGTGGAGTAGGGAAACTAAGCTATGAAATGTTGAAAGACTACGTAGATGACATTATTGAAGTCAAAGAAGAATCAATCGCAAAAGCTGTAGATTTCATGATTACAGAAGAAAAATTTGTCGCTGAAGCAGGAAGTTGTACAACGATTGCTGCGGTAAATGACTATGCTGACCGTATTGGTGGGAAAAAAATTGCTTTAGTAATTTCAGGTGGGAATATAGATGGCGAAGTTATTAAAAAAATATTGTCTAAACATAAATAA
- a CDS encoding GNAT family N-acetyltransferase: protein MQTKIKKFSDLTLQEYHQLMKARVAVFVVEQACPYQEVDDIDLEAIHFWLENDKNEIIAYARIYHDEQAVHFGRVLVKKEERGKGFGRQLIQLVMEWINQEFPEETLHIEAETYLQDFYASFDFQAISDEYLLDGISHIAMEK, encoded by the coding sequence ATGCAAACAAAAATAAAAAAGTTTTCAGATTTAACTCTTCAGGAATATCATCAACTAATGAAAGCTCGAGTAGCTGTTTTTGTGGTGGAACAAGCTTGTCCTTATCAAGAAGTTGACGATATTGACTTGGAGGCAATTCATTTTTGGCTAGAAAATGATAAAAATGAAATTATTGCCTATGCTCGTATCTATCATGATGAACAAGCAGTACATTTTGGACGAGTATTGGTAAAAAAAGAAGAAAGAGGAAAAGGTTTCGGCAGACAATTAATTCAGCTTGTAATGGAATGGATTAACCAAGAATTCCCCGAAGAAACACTCCACATTGAGGCGGAAACCTATCTACAAGATTTTTATGCTTCTTTTGATTTTCAGGCTATTTCAGACGAATATTTGTTGGATGGGATTTCTCATATTGCTATGGAAAAATAA
- a CDS encoding B3/4 domain-containing protein — MKQKFITTPAFWDLFPEVEIAVLLANNVDNHSYANVPKELLERANLQALKWVENDPISANPVIKDWREAYQKFKTKKGARCAVENLLKRAKQQKGVGSINPVVDIYNSISLEWGFPVAGEDRDFLEGDLKLTIAEGGEKFIPISEDNIEEALRGEVVYKDADSVISRCWAWRDSARVQVTEETKNLIFYMENINPKRKEDHEQAIKLLQKRLKTYLDIEATSFLITKEQTEVAF; from the coding sequence ATGAAACAAAAATTTATAACAACACCCGCATTTTGGGATCTTTTTCCTGAAGTAGAGATCGCTGTTTTACTGGCTAACAATGTGGATAACCATTCTTATGCAAATGTGCCGAAAGAACTGTTAGAACGAGCGAATTTACAAGCTTTAAAATGGGTAGAAAATGATCCAATCAGCGCTAACCCAGTGATCAAAGATTGGCGGGAAGCGTATCAAAAATTTAAAACAAAAAAAGGAGCCCGCTGTGCCGTTGAGAATCTTTTAAAGCGAGCAAAGCAACAAAAAGGAGTGGGCTCGATTAACCCGGTCGTTGATATCTATAATTCTATTTCATTAGAATGGGGGTTTCCTGTTGCTGGAGAAGATCGGGATTTTCTTGAAGGGGACCTTAAATTGACAATTGCTGAAGGAGGAGAAAAGTTTATTCCTATCAGTGAAGATAATATAGAAGAAGCTCTTCGAGGTGAAGTTGTATATAAAGACGCTGATTCGGTAATCAGTCGTTGCTGGGCATGGCGTGATAGCGCGCGAGTGCAAGTAACTGAAGAAACGAAAAATTTAATTTTTTACATGGAAAACATTAATCCTAAGCGCAAAGAAGATCATGAACAAGCTATTAAGTTGTTACAAAAACGGTTGAAAACGTATTTGGATATTGAAGCTACAAGTTTTTTAATCACAAAAGAGCAGACTGAAGTAGCCTTTTAA
- a CDS encoding YbaK/EbsC family protein, which yields MQDERYFIFFTFTTKQANFKKIRQLVGQRLKIIPANDMQQITGQKSGAFSPFSYDQSVSMIVVEELLS from the coding sequence ATTCAGGATGAACGTTATTTTATCTTTTTTACTTTTACCACTAAACAAGCAAATTTCAAAAAAATTCGTCAGTTAGTTGGCCAACGTCTAAAAATCATACCTGCCAATGATATGCAACAAATAACTGGTCAAAAATCGGGAGCATTCTCTCCTTTTAGTTATGATCAATCTGTATCTATGATTGTTGTTGAAGAATTATTAAGCTAA
- a CDS encoding YfcC family protein codes for MAKKKEKRELSSFSILFIILIVLGILTKFLNGQTFSPQTVDGETVNQVVGAKISDIVMAPFNGFRDAIEISVFILVLGGFLNIVTQSGALESGIQTVVKKLKGNELIIIPILMVLFSIGGSTYGMAEETIPFYSLLTATMVAAGFDTIVAVGTVLLGSGSGVIGSTVNPFSTGVAMDALRGIGIQPNTGIILLLGFVLWAASTTYSIFIVMRYAKKVKEDRGSTILSLQEQEDMRENFGQEDKKEFKFTKQHKIILSIFAFCFLVMIVSLIPWGDFGVTIFDGWTSFLTGQSFGDWYFGDLAMWFFIVSLICAIVGKFSEKKTVDSFVEGSKDMLSVVLIIVVARGASVLMSTTYLDLYILDKAAGLLQGFSPVLFVIGAYILYLGLSFIIPSTSGLAYVSIPVMGALANNIGLSPDVMVMIFASGCGLINLITPTSGVVMGGLEISKVNYSTWIKFMRTPILVLGVLNLLILIAAMLIVS; via the coding sequence ATGGCTAAAAAAAAAGAAAAAAGAGAACTGTCATCATTTAGTATCTTATTTATCATCTTGATTGTTCTAGGTATTCTTACAAAATTTTTGAACGGCCAAACATTTTCTCCTCAGACGGTCGATGGTGAAACAGTAAACCAAGTAGTGGGCGCGAAAATATCGGATATTGTCATGGCGCCTTTTAACGGTTTTCGTGATGCAATAGAAATTAGCGTGTTTATTCTTGTGTTGGGCGGCTTTTTAAATATTGTTACTCAGTCAGGCGCTTTGGAATCAGGAATTCAGACGGTAGTAAAAAAATTGAAGGGGAATGAACTAATTATTATTCCGATTTTAATGGTTCTATTTTCTATTGGTGGTTCTACTTATGGAATGGCCGAAGAAACAATTCCTTTTTATAGTTTATTGACAGCTACAATGGTGGCTGCAGGTTTCGACACGATTGTTGCGGTAGGGACGGTGTTATTAGGCTCAGGTTCTGGAGTTATCGGTTCAACCGTGAATCCTTTTTCGACTGGAGTAGCAATGGATGCTTTGAGGGGTATAGGAATTCAGCCTAATACTGGCATTATTTTATTATTGGGCTTTGTACTTTGGGCAGCTTCCACTACCTATTCTATTTTTATTGTCATGCGATATGCGAAGAAGGTAAAAGAAGATAGAGGATCAACCATTCTTTCATTGCAAGAACAAGAAGACATGCGTGAAAACTTTGGTCAAGAAGACAAGAAGGAATTTAAATTTACTAAGCAACACAAGATTATTTTAAGTATTTTTGCTTTTTGCTTTTTAGTGATGATCGTATCCCTCATTCCATGGGGTGATTTTGGTGTCACGATCTTTGATGGATGGACATCTTTTCTAACTGGTCAAAGTTTTGGTGATTGGTACTTTGGAGATTTGGCAATGTGGTTTTTCATCGTTAGCCTAATTTGTGCGATCGTTGGTAAATTCTCTGAAAAGAAAACGGTTGATTCTTTTGTAGAAGGTAGTAAAGATATGCTTTCTGTTGTTTTGATTATTGTAGTTGCACGTGGGGCTTCAGTTTTAATGTCTACCACTTATTTAGATCTTTATATCTTAGACAAAGCAGCAGGGCTATTACAAGGATTCTCGCCTGTATTATTTGTTATTGGCGCCTATATTTTATATTTAGGTTTGTCTTTCATCATCCCTTCTACCTCAGGTCTTGCTTATGTTTCAATCCCGGTCATGGGCGCTTTAGCCAATAATATTGGTTTGAGCCCAGATGTGATGGTTATGATTTTTGCTTCAGGTTGTGGACTAATCAACTTGATTACGCCAACTTCAGGTGTAGTAATGGGTGGTCTAGAAATTTCTAAAGTAAATTATTCAACTTGGATCAAGTTTATGCGTACACCTATACTTGTTTTAGGTGTTTTGAATTTGCTAATTCTCATCGCTGCAATGCTGATAGTTAGTTAA